One Cherax quadricarinatus isolate ZL_2023a unplaced genomic scaffold, ASM3850222v1 Contig4748, whole genome shotgun sequence genomic region harbors:
- the LOC138852181 gene encoding uncharacterized protein, whose amino-acid sequence MARTSDHDPKSGPTSLTDGLGASSWPSPGTPGGPYGSDRDNDTSSSSDSTYYNSGTFSSDNSSGTTSNDSDSASHSSDSAYYNSDMSSVTFSSASYSSSVTFSSDTSSNDSDSAYYSSSTSSSDSAYYNSDSNSDSPSSASSSAYYSSESSSITRSSESNSASYSSENSITTHSNNSDSASYSSESCSTTSNSVSTSSSTSSSDSAYYSSDRSSESTSSSAYYGSDRSSGTSSSATSSINTSISDSTSSNTSRSSNSTSSNASTSGNTSSSVTSSSNTTSSASSIDIISSSESTSSNTSSGDSTYSSSAITSSSDNTSSSSDRCSESTSSSDRSSESISSSDKSSDSTYSNSATNSASASRSSAITSSSASSSATSPPTTCYTTNDLVVVVLLTTLANLVTFMVVTLALCWWTLRGRLSTTSRPLNHPDYHLNDDPNDEAEEVVAAEGCLEACLPDISYQRHIARGSNLRPSFVVGRALRPLVHPNPPRLSQAVHELLHNLTTPAEEAQPEGSEGERQEEQQKTIKRRKRKNCGLYLKRRSLSLEDLAQI is encoded by the exons ATGGCTAGGACGTCAGATCATGACCCCAAAAGCGGCCCTACCTCCCTGACTGATGGGTTGGgtgctagctcctggccctctccAGGGACCCCAGGTGGCCCCTACGGCAGTGACAGGGACAATGACACCTctagcagcagtgacagtacctACTACAACAGTGGCACCTTCAGCAGTGATAACAGCAGTGGTACTACCAGCAACGACAGTGACAGTGCCTCCCACAGCAGTGACAGTGCCTACTACAACAGTGACATGAGCAGTGTCACTTTCAGTAGTGCCTCCTACAGCAGCAGTGTCACTTTCAGCAGTGATACCTCCAGCAACGACAGTGACAGTGCCTACTACAGCAGTTCCACCTCCAGCAGTGACAGTGCCTAttacaacagtgacagcaacagtgataGCCCCAGTAGTGCCAGCAGCAGTGCCTACtacagcagtgagagcagcagtatCACCCGCAGCAGCGAGAGTAACAGTGCCTCCTACAGCAGTGAGAACAGCAttaccacccacagcaacaacagtgacagtgccTCCTACAGCAGTGAGAGCTGCAGTACCACCTCCAACAGTGTCAGTACTTCCAGCAGCACCTCCAGCAGTGACAGTGCTTACTACAGTAGTGACAGAAGCAGTGAAAGTACCTCCAGCAGTGCCTACTACGGTAGTGACAGGAGCAGTGGCACCTCCAGCAGTGCCACCAGCTCCATCAATACCTCCATTAGTGACAGTACTTCTAGCAACACCTCcagaagcagtaacagtaccTCCAGTAATGCCAGTACTTCCGGCAACACCTCCAGCAGTGTCACCAGCTCCAGCAACACAactagcagtgccagcagcaTTGACATTATCTCCAGCAGTGAGAGTACTTCTAGCAACACCTCCAGCGGTGACAGTACCTACTCCAGCAGTGCCATTACCTCCAGCAGTGACAATACCTCTTCCAGCAGTGACAGGTGCAGTGAGAGTACCTCCAGCAGTGACAGGAGCAGTGAGAGTATCTCCAGCAGTGACAAGAGCAGTGACAGTACCTACTCCAACAGTGCCACCAATAGTGCCAGTGCCTCCAGAAGCAGTGCCATCACCTCCAGCAGTGCTTCCAGCAGTGCCACCTCCCCACCtaccacctgctacaccactaaCGACCTGGTAGTGGTCGTCTTGCTGACCACGCTGGCCAACCTGGTGACCTTCATGGTTGTGACCCTGGCACTATGCTGGTGGACACTCAGAGGTCGTCTCTCTACGACCTCACGACCTCTTAACCACCCTGACTACCACCTCAACGACGACCCCAACGACGAGGCTGAGGAAGTAGT gGCTGCCGAGGGCTGCCTGGAAGCCTGCCTGCCGGACATCTCCTACCAGAGACACATCGCCAGAGGGTCAAACTTGAGACCCTCTTTCGTAGTTGGTCGCGCCTTGCGGCCCCTGGTCCACCCCAACCCACCCCGCCTCTCCCAGGCAGTCCATGAGCTTTTGCACAACCTCACCACCCCTGCCGAGGAGGCGCAGCCCGAG